AGGGACTTTGCTTATGTCAACCTGTTTTCCATCAATTCCTTCAACAAATGGCCAGTTTCCCTCTGTCTGTTTTAAATTTGTATATGATTTTCCGTCACCAGGAACAACTTTTACTTTACCACCTTTAATATTTATAATACAATTTTCTGATAAAAATGGTTTGCCAAAAGCAGGATGATGTCCCCAGATAAAATCAACTTCTTCACCTGCAAGATTAAAAACTTCTTCATATATTTCTATATATGGAATTCCGCTTTTAATCGTAATTATTTTTTCAAGATAAAATGGAGTTCTATATGTATAAACAGAAAATTTAATAGAAACTCTGTCTTTTGTATCTTCAATTATTTTATAATCCCATGGCAGTAAAGCAACCTCTCCATGAAGCCCTAAAATCGCACCTTTATACTCACAAATTCCGCCTCCATTCGGGAATATCTCCTGCCATCCACCGGGATAGTAATCAATAAAACTACCTAATTTTGTCGGTGCTGTCTGAATTAACTTTGATTGATGATAAACAGGTATTGGACTTCTCCACATAAAATCAATATCTTTTTCCTTATAAAGAAATTCAACTATATCTGTTCCTTTATCAACAAGAATTTCAACTCTTATAATTTCATTTTCAAGGTAAATGCATTTATAACCCTTCCATTCAAACTCCATAAATCTACAACCGTTATTCCTGTTCAACATTTTCAAGCCCTTTTGCAAAATATGTTTCCTCATCAATCAAATATCTTCTGAATCCTGCAAATCTTTCTTTAAAATATCTTTCACTTAACGAACTTATAACAACTCTTCTCAATGTATAACTTGCATGAACAAAAAGGTCATTTCCAAGATATATTCCAACATGTCCAATTCCACTTCCTCTTTTAAAGAAAACCAAATCTCCAGGTAGTGCTTCCTCTTTCTCTATTTCAATTCCATTTTTGTATTGTAGAGAAGAATTCTGTGGCAATAATATTCCTATCGTCTTATACACAAGTCGGGTCAATGCAGAACAATCCAAACCACTTTTACTTTCACCACCATATTTGTATTTAACTCCAAGATAATTAAATGCTTCCTCTATCAATTTTGTTCTGACATTGCTTTGTTTATCTAAAATTGTATCTTTTTTTGTTTCTTCATCAAGTAAATTTCTTGGTGGAATAACAATAATCTGACCTACTTTTAAATCTTCTTTTTTAATAAGATTTGCCTGTAGAAGTTTTTCAGGTTCAATACCAAATTTCTCACTTATTGATTCTAAAGTATCTTCTTCACAGATTTTATAGTATGTTTTTTTTGAAACATCCACTATTGGCTGTATTTCATCTGGATTAATATCTTTTTTCACTGTCTCTATTTTCTTTACTCCTACCACAAGTTTCTGCCCTGGTTTAATTGAAGAACTTTTTAAATTATTCAATTTTTTTAATTGTGTAATTGTAAGACCACATTTTTGGGATATTTTATATAAAGAATCGCCTTTTTTAACAGTATAATATTCTTTAACTAAATTCCCACTTTTTTCTTTGGTAATTTTTTCTTCTTTTTCTTTTTTATCAACAACTAATCTCTGTCCGGGTAAAATATTTGATGTTTTTAAATTATTCATTTTTTTCAGTTCGTCAACTGTTTTTCCATATTTCTTAGCAATTACAGAAAGATTTTCTCCTTTTTTTACAGTATGATAAACAGTATATGTAATGCTATAAGAGGAAAAAGATAAAAACAAAATGAAAATTATGAAAAATTTCCAGAAATTCATTTAATACCTCCTTCTAAAAGTTCCATAATTTCTTTTTTCTTTTCTTCAAAATACTCATCTATTTTTGATTTTAAACCTTCAAGTGTTTCAAGTTCTTTTATTCTTCTTTTCAATTCTTCCTGTTCATCAAGAATTAACTGAAAAATTTTTAATATTGGGTC
This sequence is a window from bacterium. Protein-coding genes within it:
- a CDS encoding DUF4432 family protein codes for the protein MLNRNNGCRFMEFEWKGYKCIYLENEIIRVEILVDKGTDIVEFLYKEKDIDFMWRSPIPVYHQSKLIQTAPTKLGSFIDYYPGGWQEIFPNGGGICEYKGAILGLHGEVALLPWDYKIIEDTKDRVSIKFSVYTYRTPFYLEKIITIKSGIPYIEIYEEVFNLAGEEVDFIWGHHPAFGKPFLSENCIINIKGGKVKVVPGDGKSYTNLKQTEGNWPFVEGIDGKQVDISKVPSEEDNVSDVIFISDLEEGYYEIINESLKTGFFMEFPKEVFKYLWFWRIAKGSYNYPWWGRNYNIALEPFSSLPNLAEAIKRNDQLKLKENCSLKVSLKAGVKKI
- a CDS encoding LysM peptidoglycan-binding domain-containing protein, translated to MNFWKFFIIFILFLSFSSYSITYTVYHTVKKGENLSVIAKKYGKTVDELKKMNNLKTSNILPGQRLVVDKKEKEEKITKEKSGNLVKEYYTVKKGDSLYKISQKCGLTITQLKKLNNLKSSSIKPGQKLVVGVKKIETVKKDINPDEIQPIVDVSKKTYYKICEEDTLESISEKFGIEPEKLLQANLIKKEDLKVGQIIVIPPRNLLDEETKKDTILDKQSNVRTKLIEEAFNYLGVKYKYGGESKSGLDCSALTRLVYKTIGILLPQNSSLQYKNGIEIEKEEALPGDLVFFKRGSGIGHVGIYLGNDLFVHASYTLRRVVISSLSERYFKERFAGFRRYLIDEETYFAKGLENVEQE